Genomic segment of Caproiciproducens sp. NJN-50:
GGAGCCTCCGTACTGAATGGTCAGAGCGTCGGCCGCCGCGGAACCATACAAAGAAGCGACCGTCGACCGGATGGTCGCGCAGACCTCGTTTGCCTGTCCGGCGGTCGCGGTTTTGCCGGTCCCGATCGCCCAAATCGGCTCATAGGCGATGATGATCCGTTTTAACTCCTCGTCAGAAACGCCGCGCAGCGCGATTTTCGTCTGCATGGAGACCAATTCAGAGGTGATCCCCTGTTCGCGCTGTTCCAAAGATTCGCCGACGCAGAGAATGACGCTGAGCCCGCTGTCAAGCGCCGCGCGGATGCGCTGATTCACGGTCTTGTCCGTCTCGCCGAAATAGGTGCGGCGCTCGCTGTGTCCGATAATGACGTACTGCACGCCCATGGAAGACAGCATCGGAGCGGAAATCTCGCCCGTAAACGCGCCGGAGGGCGCCCAGTGGCAGTTCTGCGCGCCGACACCGACGCGGGATCCCTTTGCGGTTTCCAGAACAGGGAAAAGGTCCACAAACGGAACGCAGACCACGACTTCGCAGCCGGCGTCCTGCGCGGCTGGCAGGATCGCGCTTGCCAGCGCCTTTGCTTCCTCTGGCGTCTGATTCATTTTCCAGTTGCCCGCAATTACGGCTTTTCTCAGCTTTTTATTCATAACGGTGACCTCCTGTATGATATGGTATGGGAAGGAAAAGGAAGGGGCGGAATTCCGCCCCTTCCGATTTATTATCGTTCAGGCAGGCGATTCCGGGCAGTTCCTTGCCCTCCAGGAACTCGAGGGAAGCGCCGCCGCCGGTGGAGATATGGGTCATTTTATCCGCAAAACCCAGTTTCTCGATGGCTGCAGCCGAGTCGCCGCCTCCGATGATCGAAACAGCCCCGCTTTCCGCGACCGCCTGGCGACGGCGACGGTGCCGCCCGCGAAGTTTTCCCATTCGCTTACGCCCATCGGGCCGTTCCACACGACGGTGCCGGCCCCGCGGATCGCTTCGGCGAACAGCTTGCGGGTTTTTTCGCCGATATCCAGGCCCATCCAGCCGTCCGGAATTTTGTCGGAATCGACGGTTTTATACTGCGCGTCCTTGTCGTACTCGTCCGCCACGACATTGTCCAAAGGGAGCAGGAAACGCACGTCCTTTTCCTTTGCCTTGGCCATCAGGTCCGCGGCAAGGCCGACTTTGTCTTCTTGCATCCAGGGAGGAGCCGATGGAGTAGCCGAGCGCCTTCGTAAAAGTGTAGGCCATGCCGCCCCCGACAATCAGCGTGTCCACCTTATCCAGAAGATTCGTGATGACGCCGATCTTGTCCGAGACCTTCGCGCCGCCGAGGATCGCGACGAACGGACGCTTCGGATTGGCAAGAGCGCCGCCCATGACAGTGATCTCTTTCTGGATCAGGTATCCGCATACGGCGGGCAGGTAATCCGCCACGCCCGCGGTGGAAGCGTGCGCCCGGTGCGCGGTCCCGAATGCGTCGTTGACGTAAATCTCCGCGAGAGAAGCAAGCTCTTTCGCAAAAGCGGGGTCGTTTTCTCCTCTTCCTTATGGAAGCGGACGTTCTCAAGCAGCTCCACTTCGCCGTCCTTCAGATTCGCGGCAATGCTTTTCGCGCTTTCGCCGATGACATCCTTTGCCATTCTGACTTCCGTCCCCAGCTTTTTGGACAGATAGTCACCCACCGGCGCGAGAGAGTATTTGGGGTTGAATTCGCCCTTCGGGCGGCCCAGGTGGGAACAGAGAATCACTTTTGCCCCGTGATCCCTTAGATAGCAAATCGTTTTCATGGCCTCGTCGATCCGCTTCGGGTCGGAGATGTTTCCGTCCGAATCAAACGGGACGTTGAAATCGCACCGGACCAGGACCCGCTTGCCCTTCACGTCGATATCCTCTACGGTCTTTTTGTTCAAAGCGTTCATCAAGTACCTCTCCTTTTCCATAGGAAGAATTTTGGGAGATCGTTTCCATATTGTTACCTTTCTGACAAACTTTTTTTATTATACAACCAATGAATGGCATTTTCAAGGTTCTGCGGCCCGCCGCTGATACGAATTTTATCGGGAAAAGAGACCGATTACCAGTGATACTGCCGAAGCTGGCCGCTGCAAAGCATTCCGGGAAACTTCCACTGGCGCAGCACCTCAAATACGCCGACGGCCACCGAATTGGAAAGGTTCAGGCTGCGCGCGGAAGGGTCGTTTCTCATCGGGATGCGGACGCACGAATCCGGATTTTCGTAAAGAAGTTTTTCCGGCAGACCGGCCGTCTCTTTTCCGAAAACGAGGTAACTGCCGTCCGGATAGGCCGGCTCGGTGTAAACATGCCGCGCCTTCGTGGAGAAATAGAAAAAATTCCCGGTATTTTGGTCGAAAAATTCGGAAAGACTTTTGTAACAGGTGATATCAAGAAGGTGCCAGT
This window contains:
- the tpiA gene encoding triose-phosphate isomerase, which encodes MNKKLRKAVIAGNWKMNQTPEEAKALASAILPAAQDAGCEVVVCVPFVDLFPVLETAKGSRVGVGAQNCHWAPSGAFTGEISAPMLSSMGVQYVIIGHSERRTYFGETDKTVNQRIRAALDSGLSVILCVGESLEQREQGITSELVSMQTKIALRGVSDEELKRIIIAYEPIWAIGTGKTATAGQANEVCATIRSTVASLYGSAAADALTIQYGGSMNAKNADELLAQPDVDGGLIGGASLKPDDFARIIQAASK
- a CDS encoding tRNA (cytidine(34)-2'-O)-methyltransferase — protein: MPELNIVMVEPEIPQNTGNVARTCAATGARLHLVGPLGFEIDDRRLKRAGLDYWHLLDITCYKSLSEFFDQNTGNFFYFSTKARHVYTEPAYPDGSYLVFGKETAGLPEKLLYENPDSCVRIPMRNDPSARSLNLSNSVAVGVFEVLRQWKFPGMLCSGQLRQYHW